The following proteins are co-located in the Vicinamibacterales bacterium genome:
- a CDS encoding DUF5677 domain-containing protein — MTSKDPLLTRFAAEHSIDVRSLPDAERDELHWVRRCAEAVDRGYAALSEQTIVSDPAVGVLWHLLARCQEMAEGAIVTFAAASGAAAEVLSRAVVERALAIQFIIMSPRARLAAYLRHHVDDVDRQIAQWRTLASSLPDEERRVHVEACNYRAVANRTMRSLVDRLENELVGKNRREKWPSRIAERFEGLHDRVMYRTMYARLCSETHFDAEETLRYIVGKLEG, encoded by the coding sequence ATGACCAGCAAAGACCCGCTTCTGACGCGCTTTGCCGCCGAGCATTCAATCGATGTGCGCAGTCTGCCGGACGCCGAACGGGACGAATTACATTGGGTGCGGCGATGTGCCGAAGCAGTCGATAGAGGCTACGCCGCTCTCTCCGAACAGACTATTGTCTCGGACCCGGCGGTAGGGGTGCTGTGGCATCTTCTCGCTCGGTGCCAAGAAATGGCGGAAGGCGCTATTGTGACTTTCGCGGCGGCGTCGGGTGCGGCAGCAGAGGTGCTGTCTCGCGCGGTTGTCGAGAGAGCCTTGGCGATTCAGTTCATTATCATGAGCCCTCGGGCGCGGCTAGCAGCGTATCTGCGCCACCACGTTGACGATGTCGATCGTCAGATAGCGCAGTGGAGGACTCTAGCGTCGTCGCTGCCAGACGAGGAGCGGCGCGTACACGTCGAGGCGTGCAACTACCGGGCAGTGGCGAATCGAACCATGCGTTCGCTTGTGGACCGCCTTGAGAATGAATTGGTTGGGAAGAATCGTCGTGAGAAGTGGCCTTCGCGTATTGCCGAACGATTCGAAGGGCTGCACGACCGCGTCATGTATCGAACGATGTACGCTCGGCTTTGCTCCGAGACGCACTTCGACGCTGAAGAGACGCTTCGCTACATCGTTGGCAAGTTGGAGGGTTAA
- a CDS encoding phospholipase D-like domain-containing protein has product MERSAYVAAARVVPWLVADIEASLGRCSDGDLIDERFLQDSASTRLPSDEQVALVTRGLKAVGVLRESTRGVEFQKTGMQDTAGYRQGVRDTVAAGERERSCRDDISLCAAVPNRAPDNIRECATIEASDLRSGIVGLISATNRRLVLASPFWDADTAADIADIVRRRIECGVTVDVLSRGDSSNGVYRLRKAIGNTSALRIFRWYENQGAGQGVTTFHFKAVVADDGHRAYLGSANLTRGGLRATMELGLIVKGDIGRRVARIVDSVLAASERYEPNE; this is encoded by the coding sequence ATGGAGAGATCCGCCTACGTCGCAGCCGCGCGAGTGGTCCCTTGGTTGGTGGCAGACATCGAGGCGTCACTGGGGCGCTGCAGTGACGGCGATCTGATCGACGAGCGGTTTTTGCAGGATTCCGCCTCGACCAGACTGCCGTCTGACGAACAAGTCGCTCTAGTGACACGAGGGCTGAAGGCGGTCGGCGTATTGCGTGAGTCAACACGGGGCGTCGAGTTCCAGAAGACCGGAATGCAGGACACCGCCGGGTATCGCCAGGGAGTTCGTGACACCGTAGCGGCTGGCGAGCGTGAACGGTCTTGCCGCGACGACATCTCACTGTGTGCCGCCGTTCCCAATCGGGCGCCCGACAACATTAGGGAATGCGCGACGATCGAGGCGTCAGACCTTAGATCCGGCATCGTGGGCTTGATCTCTGCTACTAACAGGCGGCTGGTCTTGGCGTCGCCGTTCTGGGACGCAGACACAGCGGCGGACATTGCGGACATCGTAAGACGACGAATTGAGTGCGGTGTAACGGTTGATGTGCTTTCCCGGGGAGACAGCAGTAACGGTGTCTATAGACTCCGGAAAGCAATTGGCAACACATCCGCGCTCCGCATCTTCAGGTGGTACGAGAATCAGGGCGCCGGACAAGGTGTAACGACCTTCCATTTCAAGGCAGTTGTCGCCGACGACGGACACCGCGCGTACTTGGGTAGCGCCAATCTGACTCGCGGTGGCTTGCGCGCCACGATGGAGTTAGGACTCATCGTCAAGGGTGACATCGGACGCAGAGTTGCACGAATTGTCGATAGCGTGCTCGCTGCGTCCGAGCGCTATGAGCCAAACGAGTGA